GATTCAGCGTTCTTCCACGCACGCCAATCTATACCACGGAGCCGCCAATGTGGAACGGCAGCGAGTCGCGGCGCACAAAAACCCCAGTAATAGAGGGCTCAAGGCGCTCGTCGAAGCGAATAACCCACGCTTATAGAGTTAATTTTTTCGGATGTGGATCGGTACCGCCAGTTCCGTAGACTCTTCTCACACCCATATGTTGTGTGGGCAAACCCTCTCCGAGTCCGCCAGTTGCCGCGAAGGAAGACGAAATGAACCGCCGTGAATTTTTCCCCTATCTTGCGCTTCCGCTTGCAGGCGCTTTGCCGACGATCGCTTCGGCCGCCCGCGCGAACGATAGCGTTATTGTCATTGGCAGTGGTGTCATGGGCGCCTCCATTGCGTACCATCTTTCCAGGCGAGGCGCGAACGTGACGCTGCTGGAGAAAGATGCGCCGGCGTCGGGAACGTCGCGGAATTCGTTCGCCTGGCTAAATGCCAACAACAAAACGCCTTACTCCTACTACGCGCTGAATTACGAAGGCATTCTGGGCTGGCGTCGTCTGCAACTGGAGATCGGTTCTTCTCTCCAGGTACAGTGGGGTGGCGGTATTTCATGGTGCGGATTCGATCAGACGCAGATCGACAAGCTTAACTACACGACGGCGGTTCATCAGCCGTGGGGATACCCGATCGAGAACCTGACGAAAGCAGATCTCGAAAGACTGGTGCCAGGTATCGTGGCCGGCGATTTCGGCGCAGGCTGGCATTCCACGATCGACGGCACCTTAGACCCGGTCGCGGCAACGTTGGCGTTGGTCCAGGCGGGCGTCAAGTCAGGCGTCAAACTGGTCAAAGCGAATGTCACGACGATCGAATTCGCGAACGATGCCGCAACCGGGGTGATGACGGACAAAGGCCGATTTGCCGCGAATCACGTAGTCATTGCGGCAGGAAACGATTGCACCCGGCTAGGGGCGCAAGCCGACATTCCAGTGCCATTGCGAACGTCGAAGGGAATTCTCGCGCACAGCAAGCCCATGCCACCCCTCATCCATCAGGTACTCATGCCCGCGGGCGCCGATATCAAGCAGAACCCTGACGGACGGATCGTAACGGGATCAAACTTCGGCGATACGGGCTCTGCTGAACCGACGCCGGAACTCGGCGCCAGGATGCTTGAATACGTGACAAAAGTGCTGCCGCAGACTCGCGGAATTGAACTGGACTACATGACCTTGGGCTATCGCGTGATGCCTCGAGATGAATATCCGATCATGGGTAGAGGGCGCAAGTACAGCAACGTGCACGTGGCCGCCATGCACAGCGGCATGACATCCGCGCCCGCGATCGGGCAACTGCTCGCCATCGAGGTACTCGACGGAGTCGAGACCGCCCAACTTGCGGAATTCCGGCCCCAGCGTTTCTACGGCTAGGTCCAGCGCTGCTGGCTGAGGTGTAGCTGACGGTGCTCGCGCCGCTCACGATTTGTTTTTCGAAACGCCGACCCAAGAGGTTTCAGTAACGATGCCTGGACTCAATCGCCATCAAAGAATCCGCTGTTCTGTTTTCGCTTTAGGCGCCGCCGTTTGCTTGCTCGAAACGGTATCGGCTCTCGCCGACGAGAAGACTTTCGACTACCTGAACACAACGTCGTCGCATGTGACTACGTTTGTTTCCGACGCGGAAACCGTCGAGGTATCGAAGCTGACGGTCGAACCCAGCGTCAGCTCGAAAGTACTGATCCAGTTTTCCAGTACGGTTAGTGCGGAGTCGGCGGACGGCTGCCCGTGTTCGGTTCGAGCCATGGTGTCGATGGATGGCGGGGAGCCGCGCATCGTCAAGAGGATCAACGTAGGATCGCCCGCTGTTGTTTCGCTTCAGAAATACCCGTTCGATCGTCAGGCGCTGGATGGCTCAAGCGTATTTGAAGTCACGCCCGGCAAACATACGTTCTCCATCCTGTTCAAACAGGTGAGCGGATCAAGCAAAAAACTCGAGATCAATTATCCGAACGCGCAGGCTATGGTGTTCGGAAACTGATCCACACTCGTACGCGCAGTCCCCATTCGCCTTCTACCGGCGCTTGACCGCGCCGGGCGCCGTCTTTGAGCGAGGGCGCGTTCGCGTGACCGGGCTCGCGGCGGCGGAATCGCGGCCGCCGGCGGCTGCTTTCTTGCCTAATGCAGCCTCCAGTGCCTTCTGGTCTCGCGCGAGTTGTAACCGCATGTGGCGAAGGAATTGCCGCGCGTTGTCGGCGAGTGGCGTGCCCGCACGAAACACCAGTACGCCGGTGAACATCACCTCCACGTCGATCGGCTTGACCACCAGACCGCGCTCGACAAAATCCAGTGCCACAAGGGGATGCGCAATGCCAGCGCCCACGCCTGCGAGCGCCAGTTCGCAAACCGTGTGCGAGTAGGGCGTCTCGACAACCGGCTTGAGGCGGATATCTTTTGCGGTGAGATGCGTCTCCAGACGCAAACGCGTGCTGTCTTCGGGATTGAGCGCGAGAAACGGATAGTCTTGCAGATCCGCAACGTCAATGGTGCTGCGGCCTGCCAGCGGATGACTCCGGTTCATTACCGCGACCCCCGGCATGCGCACGAAGTCCGAATGCTCGAGACCCGCCATCGACATTTCGTCGGACATAAGCCCGAAATCCACCTGCCCCGCTGAAACCCTTTCGTGCACTTCGCGCGAACTCATTACCTGAAGCGATATCTGTACGTCCCGCGCCGGTGCGTCGAACGACGCGATGACGCGCGGCAGGAAGCCTGTGCCAAGCGCGGGTAGGCAGGCGATCGCCAGGCGTCCCAGACCGTACGAACGCAAGCTTCTGATCCGGTGCTCGATCACCTCGAAGCCAAGAAAATACCTGTCCACGTCGCGCATCAACGCGACCGCTTCCTGCGTGGGAATGAGCCGACTGCGCACCCGTTCGAACAGCTTGAAATCCGCCATCGTTTCGAGTCGCCGGATGGCCTGACTGACGGCCGGTTGCGAGATGCCGAGCAGCCCCGATGCCTTGCTCGTGCTGCCGGCGTTCATGACCGCCCTGAAGACTTCGATGTCACGAATACTCATAACTTGAACTTATTGACCTAATTATTTCCGATGTTGATGCGAAACGTGGCAAAAGTAAACTCCAATCATCGACACACCGATTCGGACAACCCGACTGACAATACGATGACACTGACCACTTCGAACGTTCCGCAACCCTTCAAGAGTCTGTCGCCGCCCATCATGCGCGCGTCGACGGTCGTTTTCGATTCGCTCGCCGATTTCGCGCGCCGCAAGGAGCGCCAACCGGACGGCTACAGCTACGGCGTTACCGGCACGCCGACGGCTCGCGAACTGGAACGCCGCATCGCCGAACTCGAAGGCGGCGCGCACTGCGTCGTCACGCCTTCGGGCCAGTCCGCCTTGATGACGACGGTCATGGGCTTCGTGCGCGGTGGCGATCATCTGCTGGTTTCGGCGGCGTGTTATGGCGCACTCAAGACGTTCGTGCTGAAATGGCTGAGCCATTTCAACGTAGAGGTGGAGATTTACCCGCCGGCCATCGGCGCCGAAATCGAGCGCTACCTGAAGCCGAACACCCGGATGATCTGCATGGAGTCACCCGGCACCGTCACGATGGAAATGCCCGACATTCCGGCCATCGTCGAGGTGGCGAAGCGCCATGGCGTGATGACGATGATGGATAACACCTGGGCGAGTCCGCTCGCGTTCAGGCCGCTGGCTCACGGTGTGGATTTCTGCATCGAGGCGGCGACGAAATTCTTCGGCGGCCATTCGGATCTGCTCGTCGGCTGCATTAGTATGAACGACACCGACTACTATGAAACGCTGCGCGAAACTCAAAGCGTTCTCGGGCAGCAGACCAGTCCTGACGACTGTTTTCTCGTGATGCGTGGTCTCGACACATTGAAGGTCAGGTACGCGGCCCAGAGTACTTCGACGCTGCGGATCGCGACTGCGCTCGAACACCATCCGCAAGTGAGCCGGGTTTTGTTCCCGGCGTTGCCGTCCGATCCCGGCCACGGTATCTGGAAGCGCGACTTCTCAGGTAGCGGCTGTCTTTTCTCGATCATTCTTCAGCCGGCGCCTGAAATCGCATTCAACGCGTTCTTCGATTCATTGCGGCAATTTGCGATCGGCGCAAGTTGGGGCGGCGTACATAGCCTGGCGGCTTACTATCCGGCGCCGCTGCAGGCCGACCGCGCGTTTTCCCTCACCGATCAGCCGGTTGTCCGGTTGTCGATTGGGCTCGAAGACACGGCGTTGCTGCTGCAAGACCTGATGGGCGCTCTCGACGCGTTCAGTCAAGCTACTACAACCGGCGCCTGAGGCAATCAGGCTCGACATTGCATTCCAACATCGTAGAGGAGACAGACATGAAACAATTCTTCAGCCGGCCGCGCGCGCTTGGAACGTTGGGCGTTCTCGCGTTTTGCGCCGCGTTCTGCACCGCGTTTTGCACTTCAACGGCTAGCGCCGCGGACTTGCTCGCAGAGGCAAAGGCAAGTCACGTGCTGCGCGTCGCCAACACGCAAAGCAGTCCACCGTGGAGCCTGCTGGACGACAACAATCAGCCTTCGGGCTACGACGTGGCGATTGCGAAGGAAGTCGGCAAACGGATCGGCGTACCCAATGTGGTTTTCGTGGCCGATTCTTTCAAGAACTTCGTCGAAGGACTGAAATCGGCCAAGTACGATCTCGTCATGAATGACCTGACGCCCACGCCTGAACGCGCGAAACAGGTCGATTTCGGCGATCCCTACGGCGTCGAGGATTTCCGCATCTTCGTCCGTGTCGAGAATACGGATATCAATGGCCAGGCCACACTGAAGGGGAAACGGGTGGGCGTGGTTACCGGCTCCTCCAATGAAAGCTGGGCGCGCGCGCATCTGACGGATTCGGACGTGCGATCGTATGACAACGGTGGCCTCGTATTCAACGATCTCGGCAGCGGCCGGCTCGACGCGGTCATCATCTCCCATTTCGGCGGAATGAAATACGCCAACGTGAATCACCTGCCGGTGAAAGAAGTGGGTGAACCGCTCATCTATCAACTCTCGGCGCCCGCTCTCGCCAAGGGGCAGCCGGCGCTGCTCGCCGCGGTCAACAAGGCGATCGCCGGGATGATGGCCGACGGCACCATCGCAGCACTCGGGAAGAAATGGGTCGGCGCGAATTACGACATGGTCGGAACCATCGCCAAAGCCAGGCAGCAGAAGGAGTAAACGATGCTCGATCTTTTTATGCGTTCACTGCCGCTGCTCAGAA
This genomic stretch from Paraburkholderia bryophila harbors:
- a CDS encoding NAD(P)/FAD-dependent oxidoreductase, with protein sequence MNRREFFPYLALPLAGALPTIASAARANDSVIVIGSGVMGASIAYHLSRRGANVTLLEKDAPASGTSRNSFAWLNANNKTPYSYYALNYEGILGWRRLQLEIGSSLQVQWGGGISWCGFDQTQIDKLNYTTAVHQPWGYPIENLTKADLERLVPGIVAGDFGAGWHSTIDGTLDPVAATLALVQAGVKSGVKLVKANVTTIEFANDAATGVMTDKGRFAANHVVIAAGNDCTRLGAQADIPVPLRTSKGILAHSKPMPPLIHQVLMPAGADIKQNPDGRIVTGSNFGDTGSAEPTPELGARMLEYVTKVLPQTRGIELDYMTLGYRVMPRDEYPIMGRGRKYSNVHVAAMHSGMTSAPAIGQLLAIEVLDGVETAQLAEFRPQRFYG
- a CDS encoding LysR substrate-binding domain-containing protein; its protein translation is MSIRDIEVFRAVMNAGSTSKASGLLGISQPAVSQAIRRLETMADFKLFERVRSRLIPTQEAVALMRDVDRYFLGFEVIEHRIRSLRSYGLGRLAIACLPALGTGFLPRVIASFDAPARDVQISLQVMSSREVHERVSAGQVDFGLMSDEMSMAGLEHSDFVRMPGVAVMNRSHPLAGRSTIDVADLQDYPFLALNPEDSTRLRLETHLTAKDIRLKPVVETPYSHTVCELALAGVGAGIAHPLVALDFVERGLVVKPIDVEVMFTGVLVFRAGTPLADNARQFLRHMRLQLARDQKALEAALGKKAAAGGRDSAAASPVTRTRPRSKTAPGAVKRR
- the metC gene encoding cystathionine beta-lyase produces the protein MTLTTSNVPQPFKSLSPPIMRASTVVFDSLADFARRKERQPDGYSYGVTGTPTARELERRIAELEGGAHCVVTPSGQSALMTTVMGFVRGGDHLLVSAACYGALKTFVLKWLSHFNVEVEIYPPAIGAEIERYLKPNTRMICMESPGTVTMEMPDIPAIVEVAKRHGVMTMMDNTWASPLAFRPLAHGVDFCIEAATKFFGGHSDLLVGCISMNDTDYYETLRETQSVLGQQTSPDDCFLVMRGLDTLKVRYAAQSTSTLRIATALEHHPQVSRVLFPALPSDPGHGIWKRDFSGSGCLFSIILQPAPEIAFNAFFDSLRQFAIGASWGGVHSLAAYYPAPLQADRAFSLTDQPVVRLSIGLEDTALLLQDLMGALDAFSQATTTGA
- a CDS encoding ABC transporter substrate-binding protein; translated protein: MHSNIVEETDMKQFFSRPRALGTLGVLAFCAAFCTAFCTSTASAADLLAEAKASHVLRVANTQSSPPWSLLDDNNQPSGYDVAIAKEVGKRIGVPNVVFVADSFKNFVEGLKSAKYDLVMNDLTPTPERAKQVDFGDPYGVEDFRIFVRVENTDINGQATLKGKRVGVVTGSSNESWARAHLTDSDVRSYDNGGLVFNDLGSGRLDAVIISHFGGMKYANVNHLPVKEVGEPLIYQLSAPALAKGQPALLAAVNKAIAGMMADGTIAALGKKWVGANYDMVGTIAKARQQKE